The nucleotide window atccaggggtccatgtttgtccaactctctatgtgtattacttataggaattatgagattgatcactaatcgttatctttacctttcatttcaAACCTAAATATGGACAGTTTCGTCAAATCTGTGAGAAATGATATAATGTTTAACAGAGCAGATCAAACGCTTGGAAAACGAAGAAAAATTATCTTGATATGATACATCTACATAACCAGACTCTATGCTTCACTACTTGAATCAAATTTCATACACATGCGGAGAAGTCCCCACTACGAGTGGCAAGTTTACGTACATATTCCTACTATGTGTATTTTCTAAACATTCTaacttttttcatttacatgtaaatattttcaacCATTCATTTAGGGAAAGTTAATATCTTTTAAAACTAATTAAGctgcattaaaaaaatcattgcaaaaaaaaatctCAGATGAACATAAGACCACACAGCTTTAAATGAGTATAAGAACaaataaatccacgaaacataATAGACAATTACGCAATTGCATTGTGATACGAACAATAAAATGAATCATACATATTTCACTGtgacaaaaaaaaacccttatACAATTGTATTGCATTATGATCAAAACTAAATCAATGGATCATTATACAATTAAGACAAAAATACAATTAATCTTTCTACAAACGGTAAATCATTTGGCATTGCATTGAGTCGATTCTGTAGATCTTCTATGTCAACTCATTGAAAGATTTAATTTACGGTGATCGTAAGGCAGCTGCAACATCTTCCCAAAAGCTGTCTAAGTCTTGTACCTGTCGAACCTCTGGCCATCTTATACTGAATATGCACCACCAGATATACCGCAAGTCTTTCGGCATtctttctattggaatgttgtCCTTGATAATCACTATGATGGATCGTTTTCGACGGTTATGAAAAGCATGGGTCACCGCCATCTGGATGGCGTACGAATTCCAACCACTGTCTAGGAAATTTTCTGTGATGACAAAGACAACTTTCCGACTGTGGTCAATACCCTGCACCAGCTGTTCAGCTTTATTCACTCCAGGAATAAAGTCTTTATCGGGAATGCTAATTTGAAATCCTAAATTTGTCAGCGCTTGATACATTGTTGTGCAAACCAACTGGTAATCATCTTCAGAGTACGATATGAAAGCATCAAACTGGAAGGTGTTACTCTCATCTGAACGTACCACGCCTTTCCATCTGTTACGCAGACGTAAAACGACATAGTCAACATGCACACGATATCTCTTGATAGCAATTCTAATCACCAGTccaattattataaaaaacaaCATCAAGGAAGAAGTAATCAACCACACCCCAGTTTGACATTTCTTTTCGAAAATAGCAAATTGTCTTACTTGAAGGAGTTCTGAAAAATTCGAAGATTTTTCGATGCAATCGGTTTTGTTAAGATCCGCAAAGAGATTCTGATTATTCTTCATCCAACGAAGCATAGAAATATGACTACAGTCACAATCTAAAATGTTTCCTTGGATGAAAATGTTTACTCTTTTAAGACTTCGAAGTACACGAAAGTCGGATGTTTCTAATGACTTGATTTTGTTACTTTGAATGTATAATTCTTTGAGGTTTCGTAAATGTGTCACTGCTTTGGGAATGGATGATAAGCAATTGTTATTAAGGTAAAGGAACTTTAACTTTGTTTGTTCTTTGAATAAAGTGGTTGGAAAATGATGAATAAAATTATCCTGTAAATCTAAGAGTTCTAAGTTTTTGAGACTGTCGAATAAAGCTCTTTTGCTTGATTCGGCTATAAAACCGGATTTCATTTTTGACGCTCGCAAAACCTTTAATTTGTTTAAGGGTTTAAAAATCTGGGAAGAAATATTGGTGCAGTCATTGTCGGAAATGTTCAAAACTTCTAAGTGGGGAAAGTCCATTTGCCAAATCATACTACAAGGAAAACTTGTTCCATACAGGTCCAGCTCTTGTAAAACCTCACCTACAATGGTCAACTGAAACTGATAAAGAGCAGGTACTCTGTGCATATAATTGTTGGAATACCGTATTACTTTCAAAACATTTGAAAGAGTGAACGTAATATTTGACTTCCAAATTGAATAGTCTAGAAATGAGCCGCTGGTT belongs to Ostrea edulis chromosome 7, xbOstEdul1.1, whole genome shotgun sequence and includes:
- the LOC130047631 gene encoding toll-like receptor 4, with the protein product MKFDHHVQCNVSEDILCSFPFLKRTTISFGGLCNLNAVLKTLKCLQNRKIEKIIAASNIPALVRQHLILNESNSKYLFNVCVKFIDLSKNLITSISVNLLKSTFGRCIEYLDISQNPIGYIEPSFVTDSLQNYPKLQYLIVNHKNVCISDITSGSFLDYSIWKSNITFTLSNVLKVIRYSNNYMHRVPALYQFQLTIVGEVLQELDLYGTSFPCSMIWQMDFPHLEVLNISDNDCTNISSQIFKPLNKLKVLRASKMKSGFIAESSKRALFDSLKNLELLDLQDNFIHHFPTTLFKEQTKLKFLYLNNNCLSSIPKAVTHLRNLKELYIQSNKIKSLETSDFRVLRSLKRVNIFIQGNILDCDCSHISMLRWMKNNQNLFADLNKTDCIEKSSNFSELLQVRQFAIFEKKCQTGVWLITSSLMLFFIIIGLVIRIAIKRYRVHVDYVVLRLRNRWKGVVRSDESNTFQFDAFISYSEDDYQLVCTTMYQALTNLGFQISIPDKDFIPGVNKAEQLVQGIDHSRKVVFVITENFLDSGWNSYAIQMAVTHAFHNRRKRSIIVIIKDNIPIERMPKDLRYIWWCIFSIRWPEVRQVQDLDSFWEDVAAALRSP